A window of Synechococcus sp. MEDNS5 contains these coding sequences:
- a CDS encoding DUF1830 domain-containing protein gives MIECLYSNDTDRMVILKCIGEGHFYREKVVMPQELFWFEAPLSSRLEIWQMSPQGQMLQVRADVSDYALNEKSAEESPTASLWAC, from the coding sequence ATGATCGAGTGCTTGTACAGCAACGACACCGACCGGATGGTGATTCTGAAGTGCATTGGTGAAGGGCATTTCTATCGAGAAAAGGTTGTCATGCCTCAGGAGTTGTTCTGGTTTGAGGCACCTCTCAGCAGCAGACTGGAGATCTGGCAGATGTCACCTCAAGGACAGATGCTCCAAGTGCGCGCTGATGTATCCGATTATGCATTAAACGAAAAATCAGCCGAGGAGTCTCCTACAGCGTCTCTATGGGCATGTTGA
- a CDS encoding glycosyl transferase → MDFQQSLIATVHDYSLGNLNAIAFNKELQQRPTALLIPCLMEEFSRPALRLIRDTLSSLTGLSNLVIALSADSAADVKAAEAFFAGMPFPVHVHWTNGPAVSDILPSMEQHGLDLTGPPGKGWAVWQGLGVACQHAEVIGLFDADIRTFGSGYPERMLRPLLDPSHGMAYVKAFYSRLSLETQALQGRATRLFVGPLLTSLEQIFGPLPYLRYLQTFRYPLAGEFAFTRDLAMNLRIPSDWGLEMGLLSEVYRHVAPSRIAQVDLGLFDHKHKSLGQRPNEGLQRMASEIFCTVLRSLMEHEGCVVSMDQLPTLEVLYRRVGEDRVRQFGLDSAINRLPYDRHGEELAVHRFSELLRPGLTSLMASPIAHQLPSWSRLQSCNPSFASDLALAGRADRAPTLRSQGARRPRRPNCPTVTPPAERRSATSTAA, encoded by the coding sequence ATGGATTTTCAGCAGAGCCTGATCGCCACGGTTCACGACTACAGCCTGGGCAATCTCAACGCCATTGCCTTTAACAAGGAGCTCCAGCAGAGACCAACCGCTCTGCTGATCCCCTGTCTGATGGAGGAATTCAGCAGACCCGCTCTGCGCCTGATTCGCGACACGCTGTCCTCGCTCACGGGACTGTCCAATCTGGTGATCGCCCTGTCAGCGGACAGCGCAGCCGATGTCAAAGCTGCAGAGGCGTTCTTCGCGGGCATGCCATTCCCCGTGCATGTGCACTGGACAAACGGTCCGGCTGTGAGCGACATCCTCCCGTCGATGGAGCAGCACGGACTCGATCTCACAGGCCCTCCCGGCAAGGGCTGGGCGGTTTGGCAAGGCCTGGGGGTTGCCTGTCAGCACGCGGAAGTGATCGGCCTGTTCGACGCCGACATCCGCACCTTCGGTTCGGGCTATCCGGAACGGATGCTCAGACCCCTACTCGACCCATCCCACGGGATGGCCTACGTGAAAGCGTTCTACAGCCGGCTTTCACTGGAAACCCAAGCCCTTCAAGGCCGAGCCACCAGGTTGTTTGTTGGTCCGTTGCTGACGAGCCTGGAGCAGATCTTCGGACCACTGCCCTACCTGCGTTATCTACAGACCTTTCGCTATCCATTGGCAGGGGAGTTCGCCTTTACAAGGGATCTCGCGATGAATCTGCGCATCCCGTCGGACTGGGGCCTGGAAATGGGCTTGCTCTCAGAGGTGTATCGGCACGTCGCACCCAGCCGCATCGCCCAGGTGGACCTGGGTCTGTTCGATCACAAGCACAAGAGCCTGGGCCAACGGCCGAACGAGGGACTGCAGCGCATGGCCAGCGAAATCTTCTGCACGGTGTTGCGCAGCCTGATGGAGCACGAGGGATGCGTGGTGTCCATGGATCAGCTGCCGACCTTGGAGGTGCTGTACCGGCGGGTTGGCGAAGATCGGGTGCGTCAGTTCGGACTCGACTCAGCGATCAATCGGTTGCCCTACGACCGACATGGAGAAGAACTGGCGGTCCATCGCTTCTCCGAACTCCTGAGGCCAGGCCTCACGTCTTTGATGGCATCGCCGATCGCCCATCAACTGCCGAGCTGGTCGAGGTTGCAGAGTTGCAACCCGTCCTTTGCCTCCGACCTCGCCCTGGCGGGACGTGCCGACCGAGCGCCCACCTTGCGCAGTCAGGGAGCAAGGCGTCCACGTCGGCCCAATTGCCCCACCGTGACACCCCCCGCTGAACGCCGCTCAGCCACCAGCACTGCGGCCTGA
- a CDS encoding DUF1028 domain-containing protein, whose product MTFSIVARDPSNGRFGVAVATCHLAVGSTVPHIRSGVGAVATQAHTNPYLGICGLERLEQSADADVVLASLLADDPLRERRQFHLIDAQGRTAVWTGGDCGLWAGHRHRMNLSVAGNYLVGETVLTSMEQAFLASDPCWKLGRRLMTALMAGEAAGGDARSPYSTSAALQISGEAAFPLLDLRVDFRDSAVAELMNVYERSQELWAQQWRDSFAELPQLNRLVA is encoded by the coding sequence ATGACGTTCTCGATCGTTGCTCGTGATCCCAGCAATGGTCGTTTCGGTGTTGCCGTTGCCACCTGTCATCTCGCAGTGGGCTCCACGGTTCCCCACATTCGCTCTGGAGTGGGTGCAGTTGCGACACAAGCCCACACCAATCCATATCTAGGAATCTGTGGCCTGGAACGGCTCGAACAGAGTGCTGATGCAGATGTGGTGCTGGCCAGCTTGCTTGCAGATGATCCACTCCGTGAACGCCGCCAGTTTCACCTGATTGATGCACAAGGTCGAACCGCTGTCTGGACGGGGGGGGACTGTGGACTCTGGGCTGGGCATCGCCATCGAATGAATCTTTCTGTGGCTGGCAACTATCTGGTGGGCGAGACGGTTCTCACATCCATGGAACAGGCTTTTCTGGCAAGCGATCCATGCTGGAAGTTGGGTCGCCGTTTGATGACGGCACTGATGGCAGGTGAAGCTGCCGGAGGTGATGCTCGTTCTCCGTATTCAACTTCAGCTGCGCTGCAAATTAGTGGAGAAGCAGCGTTTCCATTATTAGATCTGAGGGTGGATTTTCGGGATTCGGCAGTTGCCGAACTGATGAACGTGTACGAACGAAGCCAAGAACTCTGGGCTCAACAATGGCGTGATTCGTTTGCAGAATTGCCGCAATTAAACCGTCTCGTTGCCTAA
- a CDS encoding alpha-amylase family glycosyl hydrolase: MQLQSEQTLGNLLRSLYSDHPSGDLETLSSQLLQILGSTSANGEIRTKGNPWSVDDVVLITYADTVVEADQPALVSLRTFLNSQLSEFAAVLHVLPFLEASSDGGFAVASHERLEERHGDWSDLADLAQGRKLMADLVLNHVSASHPWVRQFLRDQEPGRFCVLEAGPDPCWDNVVRPRSSALFTKLQGPISMRQVWTTFGPDQVDVDWRHPEVLLGFTRLLARMVAHGVGWIRLDAVGFVWKEPNTTCIHQPQAHQLVELLRQLLTIACADGVVVTETNVPEQENLSYLRTGREAHLAYNFPLPPLLLEAAVSGSAELLNRWLSRWPSLPESTSLLNFTACHDGVGLRPLEGLMPPSRLRELLIACEQRGGLVSHRRLADGTEVPYEINISWWSAMADGGVDPSYRQRERFLLTQLMVLALPGVPAFYLPALLATANDLGRFRRSGHRRDLNRPQFKQRTLERRLQDPDSDASAVLTALKQALAVRATLPALHPDGQLQVLTPDRVDRVVLRRSHAGHDLLAVHNVTSTRLSLDPSGLLDQEDASLWVDCLSGRTLEPCKRHLLNPYEVLWLVRS; encoded by the coding sequence GTGCAGCTTCAGAGCGAGCAAACGCTGGGAAATCTGCTGAGGAGCCTTTACTCAGATCATCCTTCCGGGGATCTCGAGACGTTGTCGTCGCAATTGCTGCAGATTCTCGGCTCCACATCGGCGAATGGCGAAATCCGCACCAAAGGCAATCCCTGGAGTGTCGACGATGTGGTGCTGATCACCTACGCCGACACGGTCGTTGAGGCCGATCAGCCGGCCTTGGTGAGCCTTCGCACCTTTTTGAACAGCCAGCTCTCTGAGTTCGCGGCGGTTCTCCATGTGTTGCCGTTCCTGGAGGCCTCGAGCGATGGCGGATTCGCGGTGGCCAGTCACGAACGTCTAGAGGAACGCCATGGTGATTGGAGCGATCTCGCTGATCTTGCCCAGGGGCGCAAGTTGATGGCTGATCTGGTGTTGAACCATGTGTCGGCCTCCCATCCCTGGGTGCGCCAGTTCTTGCGCGATCAGGAGCCGGGTCGGTTCTGCGTGTTGGAGGCGGGTCCTGATCCCTGTTGGGACAACGTGGTGCGTCCCCGCAGTTCCGCACTGTTCACCAAGCTCCAGGGCCCCATCAGCATGCGTCAGGTCTGGACCACGTTTGGGCCCGACCAGGTGGATGTGGATTGGCGCCACCCCGAGGTTCTGCTCGGATTCACCCGCCTGCTCGCCCGCATGGTGGCTCATGGGGTGGGCTGGATCCGTCTGGATGCGGTGGGGTTCGTCTGGAAGGAACCCAACACCACCTGTATTCACCAGCCTCAAGCCCATCAGCTGGTGGAACTTTTGCGTCAGTTGCTGACGATCGCCTGCGCCGACGGAGTGGTGGTCACGGAAACGAATGTCCCTGAACAGGAGAATCTGTCGTATCTGCGCACGGGTCGAGAGGCCCATCTGGCCTACAACTTTCCCCTGCCACCGCTGCTGCTTGAGGCGGCTGTCAGCGGCTCCGCTGAATTGCTCAATCGTTGGCTGTCGCGCTGGCCGTCGCTACCGGAGTCGACGTCGTTGCTTAATTTCACCGCCTGTCATGACGGCGTGGGGCTGAGACCGTTGGAGGGATTGATGCCGCCGTCACGGTTGAGGGAGCTGTTGATCGCGTGTGAGCAGCGCGGGGGTCTGGTGAGCCATCGCCGGTTGGCCGATGGCACTGAAGTGCCCTACGAAATCAACATCAGCTGGTGGAGCGCCATGGCCGATGGGGGCGTTGACCCCAGCTATCGGCAGAGGGAACGCTTTCTGCTCACCCAGTTGATGGTGCTCGCTCTGCCTGGAGTTCCGGCGTTCTATCTGCCGGCTTTGCTCGCCACCGCCAATGACCTCGGTCGCTTCAGGCGCTCGGGGCATCGACGGGATCTCAACCGACCCCAGTTCAAGCAAAGGACGCTGGAACGTCGTCTGCAGGATCCAGACAGTGATGCCTCAGCCGTTTTGACTGCGCTGAAGCAGGCACTTGCGGTGCGGGCAACGCTGCCGGCGCTGCATCCGGATGGCCAGCTTCAGGTGCTGACCCCAGACCGGGTGGATCGTGTCGTGTTGCGCCGTTCCCACGCAGGTCATGACCTTCTGGCGGTTCATAACGTCACATCGACCCGTCTCAGCCTGGATCCCTCCGGACTGCTCGACCAGGAGGATGCATCACTCTGGGTCGATTGCCTCAGTGGCCGCACCCTGGAGCCCTGCAAACGCCATCTGTTGAACCCTTATGAGGTGCTCTGGCTGGTGAGGTCATGA